The sequence CTGAACATTCCGTAAATGGGACCATGAGAAGGATAGATTTCCTTACGATCATGAGTAAAAACTTTGAACTCTTTACCTGAATTACTTATTACAATCGTCAATTTTGCTGTATATATTTCCGTACTGTTTTTCTTTTTGACACTTGAATACTCTACAGGATCCCAGTTTTCCAGTTTTCCGATTAGAAACGGTATCTCATATTTTTCCGGGAACCTGTTTTTAAGAGGGAAGTGTGAAATTCTTATCCTGAACATAGTGGGCGTGTAAAGAGATATTCTTACGCTATCATTAATACTTGCCTTTGTCACATAGTTTGAAAGATCAAGAGACTTTGACAGTGAATAATGGTTTGCTCCCAGACTCATCACCAAAATTAAGTAAAAAGCAATTTTTTTCATAATCCGTCCTTTTATCAATCAGTACGCATCCGCTTCCAGATGAACAAGAGAAAAATCAAAGCTATAGCTCCGCTTGCAGTTGTTATAACAGCAGGAATAATGTTTCCGTAAAGCCAGAATCCTATTGAAAAAAGCAAACTGTAAATCATAACAGTTCCGAAAAATACTCCTGCCAGCCCTGCAGGAACATCCCACTCGGTTTCAGCCGCTGAAATATCCATATTTTTACTTTTCGCTTCATTCATAATTTTTTGCCATCCCGGGCCTCCCGGATGAATTTTTCTGCAGAAATCAGCCAATACATTAAAATCCGTTGGTTTTGTAATAAATGCAACAAGAACCCATCCTGCAGTAGTGACAGCCACACCTATTACCAGTTTCTGCCAGCTGAGTAGAGGTGCCAGGCCGGTATGTGCATGCACAAATTCAAAATATATTGCAACAAGAAACGATATTACCATAGCAGCTATTTCACTTGCAGCATTTATTCTCCACCAGAACCACCTGAGTAAAAACAGAAGTCCTGTGCCTGCACCGATCTGAAGAAGGATATTGAATGCCTGAAGTGCATTCTGAAGAAAAAGAGCAAGAAAAGCTGCAAGAAGCATAAGAACTGCAATTGTTATCCTGCCGATTAATACCTGCCGCTTTTCAGATGAATCTTTAACGAGGAATCTTTTATAAAAATCATTTACAACGTAAGATGCTCCCCAGTTAAGATGTGTAGATATTGTGGACATCACAGCTGCAATCAGGGATGCAATTACAAGCCCGAGAAGGCCCGCAGGCAGGAACGTAAGCATAGCAGAGTATGCAAGATCATTTTTTACTATATTTTGCGCAACATGAGGGAATGCCTGATGAAGTGCGCTAAGGTCAGGAAAAACAACAATTGAAGCAAGTGCAACAATGATCCACGGCCATGGGCGCAGAGCATAATGGGCAAAGTTAAAAAACATTGTTGCTCCTACAGCATGTTTCTCATTTTTTGCAGCAAGCATTCTCTGTGCAATGTATCCGCCTCCTCCGGGCTCTGCTCCCGGATACCAGACGCTCCACCACTGAACAGCAATAGGTATAATAAAGACTGTCATAACAAGAGTTGTATCGGAAAAATCCGGCAAAATGGACAGCTTTGCATGTACTGCCGGATTTGAAAACAGCCCTGACAATCCTCCTACCTGCGGCAGCCTAAGCACAACTATTGCTGCGAGAACCGCTCCTGTCATAGCAATTAAAAACTGAAAAAAATCCGTAATAAGTACTCCTCTCAGCCCGCCCATCAGGGAGTAGGTTACAACAATTACAGATGTTACAAGAACAGTTTTTACAGGAGAAACTCCCATTATCACACCGCCTATTTTTATAGCTGCAAGCATAACTGTTGCCATTATAACTACATTAAAAAACACTCCGAGATACAGAGCCCTGAACCCTCTTAAAAACGCTGCAATTCTGCCGCTGTATCTTAACTCATAAAACTCGATATCAGTGAGTACTTTTGACCTTCGCCAGAGTTTTGAGTATATAAAAACCGTAACCATTCCGGTTAAGAGGAATGCCCACCACATCCAGTTTCCTGCAACACCGTGCTGCCTGACCAGGTCTGTTACAAGATTGGGAGTATCAGCGGAAAATGTTGTTGCAACCATTGATACACCGAGAAGCCACCACGGCATGCTTCTTCCGGAAGCAAAAAACTCCGCAGCGCTTGTGCCTGCCCGTTTTGAAACAATTACACCTATTGCAAGAGAAACAATAAAAAAAACAATTATGGATATCCAGTCAACAAATTGTAAAGTCATGCTCTTTGCTCCGTTATTTAATAACCTGAGTTCAATTTATTTAACTTCAAGACTACCGATATGAAGAGTCTTCTTTAAATATCCTGAAGCAATACTCTTTGGCGGCATTGGAGTAACAACAATCTTTTTTGACGATTGAAACTCCACAGTCTGAACCTCCGGTTCTGTTTCCGCAATAACCCATGCACTGACCCTGCTGTCTGTTATTTTCCCGTTCATCTTTAAATTATATTCTGCTGTGTGTGATCCTGGGCTGACAGGAATTTTTACCCACTGGTACATTCCGCCCTGCTCGCTTATCTCGGGCTTAACATTCTTATTGTCTAATTGAACGTCTATACTATAATTGTCTTTTCTCGTGGAGCCCTTGTATTCAAACAAAAGTGCAAGCTCTGCATCTTTTGCAGACTCATTTAGATTAAAATTCACAAAGATATGGTTTTTATTGATACCAATCTCAGGAGACGACACCAGCAGAGACTCACTGGTTTTTTCTATTGTTAATGGACCAGCCGGTTTAAATTCAGGGTTCAACAATCTGATCTGTTCCCCTG is a genomic window of bacterium containing:
- a CDS encoding DUF4968 domain-containing protein produces the protein MKKIAFYLILVMSLGANHYSLSKSLDLSNYVTKASINDSVRISLYTPTMFRIRISHFPLKNRFPEKYEIPFLIGKLENWDPVEYSSVKKKNSTEIYTAKLTIVISNSGKEFKVFTHDRKEIYPSHGPIYGMF
- a CDS encoding Na+:solute symporter, yielding MTLQFVDWISIIVFFIVSLAIGVIVSKRAGTSAAEFFASGRSMPWWLLGVSMVATTFSADTPNLVTDLVRQHGVAGNWMWWAFLLTGMVTVFIYSKLWRRSKVLTDIEFYELRYSGRIAAFLRGFRALYLGVFFNVVIMATVMLAAIKIGGVIMGVSPVKTVLVTSVIVVTYSLMGGLRGVLITDFFQFLIAMTGAVLAAIVVLRLPQVGGLSGLFSNPAVHAKLSILPDFSDTTLVMTVFIIPIAVQWWSVWYPGAEPGGGGYIAQRMLAAKNEKHAVGATMFFNFAHYALRPWPWIIVALASIVVFPDLSALHQAFPHVAQNIVKNDLAYSAMLTFLPAGLLGLVIASLIAAVMSTISTHLNWGASYVVNDFYKRFLVKDSSEKRQVLIGRITIAVLMLLAAFLALFLQNALQAFNILLQIGAGTGLLFLLRWFWWRINAASEIAAMVISFLVAIYFEFVHAHTGLAPLLSWQKLVIGVAVTTAGWVLVAFITKPTDFNVLADFCRKIHPGGPGWQKIMNEAKSKNMDISAAETEWDVPAGLAGVFFGTVMIYSLLFSIGFWLYGNIIPAVITTASGAIALIFLLFIWKRMRTD